From Aedes albopictus strain Foshan chromosome 1, AalbF5, whole genome shotgun sequence, one genomic window encodes:
- the LOC134288427 gene encoding uncharacterized protein K02A2.6-like: MMFGRRFVLQTDHKPLLKIFGSKKGIPVYTANRLQRWALTMLLYDFDIQFVPTASFGHADLLSRLMSCHSKPDEEYVIAALQTETDVKAILDDSTSHLPVTAQMIAKETQDDPVLQEVINHISNGWPSTASELHTPAVRQFYSRREGLQVTQDCIMFGDRVVVPERFRKRIIRQLHRGHPGIDRMKSLARSFVYWPHIDKDVESFVRQCRSCAAAAKLPRKTTLSSWLIPTKPWERIHIDYAGPVDGYFYLVVVDAYSKWPEIFRTRSTTTTATLELLQETFARYGNPHTLVSDNGTQFVSASFKLFCDENGIQHLTTAPYHPQSNGQAERFVDTLKRGLKKLAEGEKTVTFQHLQTFLSVYRSTPNRNAPDGKSPAHLFLGREMRTSLDLLKPSSPRPTLVNEKQNDQFNRRHGAVKRAFNPDDLVYAQVHRRNKTEWVPEQVIERKGSVDYTVLLENGRLIRVHTNQLRHRFSDASAAVFTPNNQLPFALLLDEFQIQVPTPVVLEDPLEELVPDAANVPADDDDGNQDVMSPRFPPVLVRRNQLDQEDIAGYQLGLRPTISFKRGRCYATSVCMTKYRS; this comes from the coding sequence ATGATGTTCGGTCGCAGATTCGTGCTACAGACCGACCACAAGCCCCTTCTCAAAATTTTCGGCAGCAAGAAAGGCATTCCCGTCTACACGGCAAATCGTCTCCAGCGCTGGGCGCTTACGATGTTGCTGTACGACTTCGATATCCAGTTCGTTCCAACGGCTAGTTTTGGACATGCTGACCTGCTGTCACGCTTGATGAGCTGCCACAGCAAACCGGACGAGGAATACGTTATCGCTGCTCTTCAGACGGAAACCGACGTGAAGGCAATCCTCGACGACTCTACTTCCCATTTGCCTGTCACAGCACAAATGATCGCCAAGGAAACGCAAGACGACCCGGTCCTCCAAGAGGTAATCAACCACATCAGTAACGGCTGGCCGAGCACGGCAAGCGAGCTCCACACTCCAGCTGTACGACAATTCTACTCGCGAAGAGAAGGTCTTCAAGTTACCCAGGACTGCATCATGTTCGGCGATCGAGTTGTGGTCCCTGAACGGTTCCGCAAACGCATCATCCGGCAACTCCACCGTGGACACCCCGGGATCGATCGGATGAAATCACTCGCAAGAAGTTTCGTGTACTGGCCGCACATCGACAAGGACGTTGAATCGTTTGTGCGCCAGTGTCGTTCCTGTGCTGCTGCTGCAAAATTGCCCCGCAAGACTACCCTATCATCATGGCTGATACCAACGAAACCATGGGAAAGGATTCATATCGACTACGCAGGACCGGTCGATGGTTACTTCTACCTTGTCGTGGTAGATGCCTACTCAAAATGGCCGGAAATTTTCAGGACCCGTAGCACCACTACCACAGCGACGCTGGAGCTGCTACAAGAAACTTTCGCAAGATATGGCAACCCACATACTCTTGTGTCCGACAATGGTACCCAGTTCGTCAGCGCCAGTTTCAAGCTTTTCTGTGACGAAAATGGTATCCAGCATCTGACGACAGCGCCGTATCACCCACAATCGAACGGACAAGCAGAACGTTTCGTCGACACCTTGAAGAGAGGATTGAAGAAACTTGCCGAAGGGGAAAAGACGGTGACGTTCCAGCATCTTCAGACGTTCCTATCCGTTTACCGGTCAACACCAAACCGAAACGCTCCGGATGGTAAATCTCCTGCGCACCTGTTCCTAGGACGAGAAATGCGGACATCCCTGGATCTCTTGAAGCCGAGTTCTCCGCGTCCAACCCTGGTCAACGAGAAGCAGAACGACCAGTTCAACCGAAGACACGGAGCGGTCAAAAGAGCCTTCAATCCGGACGACCTGGTGTACGCGCAAGTACATCGCCGAAACAAAACCGAATGGGTTCCTGAACAGGTCATCGAACGCAAGGGATCAGTGGACTATACTGTGTTACTCGAAAACGGACGCCTCATCCGAGTACATACGAATCAGCTACGCCACCGGTTCTCGGATGCAAGTGCAGCCGTTTTTACACCCAACAACCAACTCCCTTTTGCACTTCTCCTCGACGAATTCCAAATCCAAGTTCCAACACCAGTGGTTCTTGAAGATCCGTTAGAAGAACTGGTTCCCGACGCAGCAAATGTTCCAGCTGACGATGACGATGGAAATCAGGACGTGATGAGCCCGAGGTTCCCACCAGTATTGGTTCGCCGGAACCAGCTCGACCAGGAAGATATCGCAGGCTACCAGCTCGGCTTGCGCCCTACGATCTCTTTTAAAAGGGGGAGATGTTATGCCACCAGCGTGTGCATGACGAAATATAGATCGTAG